A stretch of Vicinamibacterales bacterium DNA encodes these proteins:
- a CDS encoding VCBS repeat-containing protein yields the protein MALLVAAPVLAQISITGVSTAEIPAGRNSLAFDGTVYLETLAGSPVRGRFISASGVALGAPFSIAGGNEGYTGWSTVTAGGSANDPMFLVTYLSTTGSGHTEFGRIVRYGSGTPTVTDRVPLGWIGIDSNGAEKASAAWTGTDWIVGIRLTGLVPQPHVVRFSPNLGVSQPTPIGDGVNYQSWPGVACATTDACLAAGYGDIAPIFGVIYSRLFRKSDFSGIGDVFYLDDHTSRADDPSVTFNKQINAFAATWYQNNYAYLRTIDTIGNMSAHKLYRQDPGWGAGDLTIRYNDASRTSLLTVKGWGAGLYVVELDDTLSPKAAASLVVAWDGKWPSYNPAIAMDPISSRWLVATQQTGGMRGGLVQAGGGTTVPPPPPPPPPPPAGPSISALNPSHVLPPLAGTSVTWTATASGGSGTLLYRFERWREGTGWQEMRAYDASPSAVILAVSGNQAVRVSVKVSGSSADADAQSNAVYFVAGVSRALSLNAAGGGDVFAYHGTDGGGYLLSGNLGTFTELNHGYGWGAGSSVVTADFNGDGLSDILTYNAATGYALRGINNGDTTFTFTEYGWAAGLTVVAGDFNGDGRDDIFTYSKATGNWTKQFTDASWVFQQTSGVWSRNWEVYTGDFNADGITDIFVYNKTPGNADTGRYVRALNAPNGAFSAYVEGSLRWWTGWTVMPGDFDGDSRTDLLLYGTDGRWYKVFFPTNTGPERYVNGQWSLGWTPRVGDFTGDRKDDVFVYNQTTGDWYVVVSTGDGWLYNHAPFVWAGGFVPTVTDINRDGLADLIVYNPADGRWFQIISSAIPAQFGYYTGAAMETGLQMIASLSGR from the coding sequence ATGGCCTTGCTCGTTGCCGCACCAGTCCTCGCACAAATCTCAATCACCGGCGTGTCCACCGCGGAGATTCCCGCCGGCCGCAACAGTCTGGCGTTCGACGGCACCGTCTACCTGGAGACGCTCGCCGGGTCACCCGTTCGCGGACGTTTCATCTCGGCTTCCGGTGTCGCCCTTGGCGCTCCATTCAGCATCGCCGGCGGCAATGAAGGGTATACAGGGTGGTCGACCGTCACCGCGGGCGGCTCCGCAAACGATCCGATGTTCCTGGTGACCTACCTGTCGACGACGGGGTCCGGGCACACCGAGTTCGGCCGTATCGTGCGGTACGGTTCGGGGACGCCGACGGTCACTGACCGCGTTCCGCTGGGCTGGATCGGGATCGACTCCAACGGCGCCGAAAAGGCGTCGGCGGCGTGGACGGGAACCGACTGGATCGTGGGCATCAGGCTGACCGGTCTCGTGCCGCAGCCGCACGTGGTGCGCTTCAGCCCGAACCTGGGCGTCAGCCAGCCCACGCCGATTGGCGACGGCGTGAACTATCAGAGCTGGCCGGGGGTGGCCTGCGCGACGACCGACGCGTGTCTCGCCGCCGGCTATGGCGACATCGCGCCCATCTTCGGCGTCATCTACAGCCGCCTGTTCCGCAAGTCCGATTTCTCCGGCATCGGCGACGTGTTCTACCTCGACGACCACACGTCGAGGGCGGACGATCCGTCGGTGACGTTCAACAAACAGATCAACGCGTTCGCCGCGACGTGGTACCAGAATAACTACGCGTATCTGCGCACCATCGACACGATCGGCAACATGAGCGCGCACAAGCTATACCGCCAGGATCCCGGGTGGGGCGCGGGCGATCTCACGATCCGCTACAACGACGCCTCCAGGACTTCACTGCTCACGGTCAAGGGCTGGGGCGCGGGCCTCTACGTCGTCGAGCTCGACGATACGCTGTCGCCCAAGGCCGCCGCCTCGCTGGTCGTCGCGTGGGACGGCAAGTGGCCCAGCTACAACCCCGCGATCGCGATGGATCCCATCAGCTCGCGGTGGCTCGTCGCGACGCAGCAGACCGGCGGCATGCGTGGCGGCCTGGTGCAGGCCGGCGGCGGAACCACCGTTCCTCCGCCTCCCCCGCCTCCGCCGCCGCCGCCGGCAGGCCCGAGCATCTCGGCGCTGAACCCGAGCCACGTGCTGCCGCCGCTCGCCGGCACGTCCGTCACGTGGACGGCGACGGCCTCGGGCGGCAGCGGGACGCTGCTCTATCGCTTCGAGCGCTGGCGCGAAGGCACCGGCTGGCAGGAGATGCGCGCGTATGACGCGTCCCCGTCGGCGGTCATCCTGGCGGTCTCGGGCAACCAGGCGGTCCGGGTCAGCGTCAAGGTCTCCGGATCCAGCGCCGATGCAGACGCGCAGTCGAACGCGGTGTATTTCGTCGCCGGCGTCAGCCGCGCGCTCAGCCTCAACGCCGCGGGCGGCGGCGACGTGTTCGCGTACCACGGCACCGACGGCGGCGGGTACCTGCTGTCAGGCAACCTGGGAACCTTCACCGAGCTCAATCACGGGTACGGATGGGGAGCGGGAAGCTCGGTGGTCACCGCCGACTTCAACGGCGACGGCCTGAGCGACATCCTCACCTACAACGCGGCGACGGGCTACGCGCTGCGCGGCATCAACAACGGCGACACCACCTTCACGTTCACCGAGTATGGGTGGGCGGCTGGGCTGACCGTCGTGGCGGGAGACTTCAACGGCGACGGCCGCGACGACATCTTCACCTACAGCAAGGCGACGGGCAACTGGACGAAGCAGTTCACCGATGCCAGCTGGGTCTTCCAGCAGACGAGCGGCGTGTGGAGCCGGAACTGGGAGGTCTACACCGGCGACTTCAACGCCGACGGCATCACCGACATCTTCGTCTACAACAAGACGCCCGGTAACGCCGACACCGGCCGCTACGTCAGGGCGCTGAACGCGCCGAACGGCGCCTTCTCGGCGTATGTCGAGGGCTCGCTGCGGTGGTGGACCGGCTGGACGGTGATGCCGGGCGACTTCGACGGGGACTCGCGCACCGACCTGCTGCTCTACGGCACGGACGGCCGTTGGTACAAGGTCTTCTTCCCGACGAACACCGGGCCTGAACGCTACGTCAACGGCCAGTGGAGCCTCGGCTGGACGCCGCGCGTCGGCGACTTCACCGGCGACCGCAAAGACGACGTGTTCGTCTACAACCAGACGACCGGCGACTGGTACGTGGTGGTGTCGACCGGTGACGGCTGGCTGTACAATCACGCGCCGTTCGTGTGGGCGGGCGGCTTCGTCCCGACGGTCACGGACATCAACCGCGACGGCCTGGCCGACCTGATCGTCTACAACCCGGCGGACGGGCGATGGTTCCAGATCATCAGCTCGGCGATCCCGGCGCAGTTCGGCTACTACACCGGCGCCGCGATGGAGACGGGCCTGCAGATGATCGCGTCGCTCAGCGGACGCTGA
- a CDS encoding HEAT repeat domain-containing protein — MHTFVIVRRVTLPPRPFLRFSVAILLALGIPPVVRAQGTPARDQAKARIDAALAKREVPSALAAYDAYVASGKPDFELLRPIARATLESLARGAAARSVAAPALERLAGAGDQAALRTLREFSASETPDTPESAAATLALARLGDKQGIDRLGALIDAGSEITRAQLIRAARDADLRGLIPKLASLLSGSGQGAAAAALALGGLQNRDVIPALQTLFDQGQGVVKLAAGVALTRLGVSIADQYVTSSLASETPDLRLIAAEAYQGSTRTHWIQYVQDLRTSPNEIARVRAAELLACCRAGVAQEMLRDALRSANPTVRAEAARALELRGWSDAARARRLLDDQFEIVRVYGAGAALRAR, encoded by the coding sequence ATGCACACGTTTGTTATCGTTCGACGGGTGACCCTCCCGCCGCGCCCTTTCCTCAGGTTTTCCGTCGCAATTCTCCTCGCGCTCGGCATCCCCCCGGTCGTCCGCGCACAGGGGACGCCCGCCCGCGATCAGGCGAAGGCGCGCATCGACGCGGCTCTGGCAAAACGCGAGGTGCCCTCTGCCCTCGCGGCCTACGACGCGTATGTCGCCTCCGGGAAACCGGACTTCGAGCTGCTGCGCCCGATTGCCCGCGCCACGCTCGAGTCCCTGGCACGGGGCGCCGCAGCCCGATCGGTGGCGGCGCCGGCCCTGGAGCGGCTTGCAGGCGCCGGGGATCAGGCGGCGCTGCGGACGCTGCGGGAATTTTCCGCGTCGGAGACGCCCGACACGCCCGAGAGTGCCGCGGCCACGCTCGCCCTGGCTCGCCTGGGCGACAAACAGGGCATCGATCGGCTCGGGGCGCTCATCGACGCCGGCTCGGAGATCACACGGGCGCAGCTGATCCGCGCCGCACGGGACGCCGATCTTCGCGGGCTGATCCCGAAGCTCGCGTCGCTGTTGTCGGGAAGCGGGCAGGGTGCGGCCGCGGCCGCGCTGGCGCTCGGAGGGCTGCAGAACCGCGACGTCATCCCCGCGCTCCAGACGCTGTTCGATCAGGGGCAGGGGGTCGTCAAGCTCGCCGCCGGCGTGGCGCTGACGCGGCTGGGGGTGTCGATCGCCGATCAGTACGTGACGAGCTCGCTCGCCAGCGAGACGCCGGATCTCCGGCTGATCGCCGCCGAAGCGTACCAAGGCTCCACCCGCACTCACTGGATCCAGTACGTGCAGGATCTGCGGACCAGTCCGAACGAGATTGCGCGTGTCCGCGCCGCCGAACTGCTCGCGTGCTGCCGCGCCGGCGTTGCGCAGGAGATGCTCCGCGATGCGCTCCGCAGCGCGAATCCGACCGTGCGGGCGGAAGCGGCCCGCGCGCTCGAGCTGCGCGGGTGGTCGGACGCCGCGCGCGCGCGCCGCCTGCTCGACGACCAGTTCGAGATCGTCCGCGTGTACGGCGCCGGCGCCGCGTTGCGCGCCCGCTGA